The following proteins come from a genomic window of Flavobacteriaceae bacterium MAR_2010_188:
- a CDS encoding uroporphyrin-III C-methyltransferase → MLAKTKTPKLTIVGAGPGDPDLITVKAIKAIKSADVILYDALVNIELLNYANPKAEIFFVGKRAGCYAYQQEQINDLIVSRAKSHGHVVRLKGGDPFIFGRGAEELDYVSDFGIETAMVPGISSSSAVPAYQGIPLTRRGVSESFWVITGTTKSHLLSEDVKVAAQSTATVVILMGMSKLKEITEVFTLAGKSKMPIAIIQNGTTEFEKSGFGTIETICDVVKDQKLANPAIIIIGDVVANRARLTSVSKMALADENTKFNIFDNSAITI, encoded by the coding sequence ATGCTAGCTAAAACAAAAACTCCAAAACTGACCATAGTTGGTGCTGGTCCGGGAGATCCGGATTTAATCACTGTAAAAGCGATAAAAGCTATAAAATCGGCAGATGTTATTCTTTACGATGCACTGGTAAATATTGAGTTACTGAACTACGCCAACCCAAAAGCCGAAATTTTTTTTGTAGGTAAAAGGGCTGGATGCTATGCCTACCAACAAGAACAGATTAATGATTTAATCGTTAGCAGGGCCAAAAGTCACGGGCATGTTGTTAGATTAAAAGGAGGCGACCCATTTATATTTGGAAGGGGAGCTGAAGAACTCGATTATGTTTCTGACTTTGGAATTGAAACTGCCATGGTTCCTGGTATTTCGTCATCATCTGCGGTTCCAGCTTACCAAGGGATTCCCCTTACCAGACGGGGGGTCTCAGAAAGTTTCTGGGTAATTACTGGTACTACAAAATCGCATTTGTTGTCTGAAGATGTAAAAGTTGCAGCCCAATCTACGGCTACGGTAGTTATTTTAATGGGAATGAGCAAACTAAAAGAAATTACAGAAGTTTTCACTTTAGCCGGCAAATCAAAAATGCCGATTGCAATTATTCAAAACGGGACCACGGAATTTGAAAAATCCGGATTTGGAACCATCGAAACTATTTGTGATGTGGTTAAGGACCAAAAGCTTGCTAACCCAGCAATAATCATTATTGGCGATGTGGTAGCGAATAGAGCGAGACTAACCTCGGTTTCTAAAATGGCTTTGGCGGATGAAAATACTAAGTTCAATATTTTTGATAATTCAGCGATAACTATCTAA
- a CDS encoding sulfite reductase (ferredoxin) — translation MQSFRTEIENPIVERDILDLEKKIRLFKEGRIDEERFRSLRLARGVYGQRQQGVQMIRIKLPFGKVTGDQLLRISDVSDEYSTGKLHITTRQDIQIHYVDLNRTPQLWAELEKDDVTLREACGNTVRNITASETSGIDLDEPFDVSPYAHAVFQFFLRNPICQEMGRKFKISFSSSDEDSAISFIHDLGFIPRIEEGKRGFKVMLGGGLGSQPRHADVVYEFLPENKLIPVTESVLRIFDRHGERSRRLKARMKFLIKDIGLESFLELIEEEKKAISHQTVEIDISGFDSETNLMSISIPQVTFDNDEEYELWKGNNVFKQKQDGLFAIGIKVKLGDFSTEKARKLAHLVKDYAANELRFTLRQNILLRHVKEALLPYFFQELKTLGFTDLGYNATTDITACPGTDTCNLGIASSTGLADKLEEVLYSEYPNYVNNRDITIKISGCMNACGQHNMAHIGFQGMSIRTKDKLVAPAVQVLLGGGILGDGQGRFSDKVIKLPSKRGPEALRMILDDFESKANKNEPFLDYYDRQGQKYFYDFLNQLSDTDNLTESDFIDWGNNEKYIQAVGVGECAGVVIDLVATLLLEAKEKIDLAKESFEGEQWSDAVYHTYSSLVNAAKALLLSEDISTNTQANIIDSFEETFIEKGLIDLNQSFKTLIYQIRENEPNEQFAKKYANDALNFFDQVEAYRSKSLTHAS, via the coding sequence ATGCAAAGTTTTAGAACCGAAATAGAAAATCCAATAGTCGAACGAGATATTTTAGACCTCGAAAAGAAGATTAGGCTTTTTAAAGAAGGCAGAATCGATGAGGAGAGATTCCGGAGCCTGCGTCTTGCGCGTGGAGTTTATGGGCAGCGCCAACAAGGCGTGCAGATGATTCGGATAAAACTTCCTTTTGGAAAAGTTACCGGTGATCAGTTACTACGTATTTCTGATGTTTCTGATGAATATTCCACCGGAAAATTACATATCACCACCCGTCAGGATATACAAATCCATTATGTCGATTTAAATAGAACCCCGCAGTTGTGGGCAGAATTAGAAAAAGACGATGTTACGCTTAGAGAAGCTTGCGGTAACACGGTCAGAAATATTACGGCCAGCGAAACTTCTGGTATCGATTTGGACGAGCCCTTCGATGTTTCCCCTTATGCACATGCGGTATTTCAGTTCTTTTTAAGGAATCCGATCTGCCAAGAGATGGGTAGAAAATTCAAGATTTCATTTTCGTCATCAGACGAGGATTCTGCAATCAGTTTTATCCATGACTTAGGATTTATCCCAAGAATTGAGGAAGGTAAGCGTGGTTTTAAAGTAATGCTTGGTGGCGGTTTAGGTTCTCAGCCGAGACATGCAGATGTTGTTTACGAATTTCTTCCAGAGAATAAATTGATTCCGGTTACAGAAAGTGTGTTAAGGATTTTTGACAGACATGGCGAACGTTCTAGACGATTAAAGGCTAGGATGAAATTTCTAATCAAGGATATTGGTCTAGAAAGTTTTCTTGAATTGATAGAAGAAGAAAAGAAAGCAATATCCCATCAAACAGTAGAGATTGATATTTCCGGCTTTGATTCCGAGACAAATTTGATGTCTATAAGTATTCCACAGGTTACTTTTGATAATGATGAAGAATACGAGCTTTGGAAAGGAAATAATGTCTTCAAACAAAAACAAGATGGTCTTTTTGCCATTGGTATAAAAGTAAAACTGGGCGATTTTTCCACCGAAAAAGCAAGGAAATTAGCTCATCTCGTCAAGGATTATGCGGCTAACGAATTACGATTTACCCTTCGCCAAAATATCTTATTGAGGCATGTTAAAGAGGCATTGCTTCCTTATTTTTTTCAAGAACTTAAAACACTTGGTTTTACTGATTTGGGCTATAATGCCACAACCGATATTACTGCCTGCCCTGGTACAGATACCTGTAACTTAGGAATTGCCAGCAGCACTGGTCTTGCGGATAAATTAGAAGAGGTTTTATATTCTGAATATCCCAACTATGTAAATAACAGGGATATTACCATTAAAATTAGTGGTTGTATGAATGCCTGTGGGCAGCATAACATGGCGCATATTGGTTTTCAAGGAATGTCCATTAGAACCAAGGATAAATTGGTAGCTCCAGCGGTTCAGGTTTTATTGGGTGGCGGAATTCTGGGTGATGGACAAGGACGTTTTTCTGATAAGGTAATCAAACTTCCTTCTAAAAGAGGACCAGAAGCGTTGAGAATGATCCTAGACGATTTTGAATCTAAGGCTAATAAAAATGAGCCTTTCCTTGATTATTACGATAGACAAGGACAGAAATATTTCTATGATTTTTTAAATCAGTTATCAGATACCGATAATCTTACCGAAAGTGATTTTATTGATTGGGGAAACAATGAAAAATACATTCAAGCGGTGGGTGTTGGCGAATGTGCGGGTGTTGTTATTGACCTGGTGGCAACGTTGTTGTTGGAAGCCAAGGAAAAAATCGATTTAGCCAAAGAGTCCTTTGAGGGAGAGCAATGGTCAGATGCAGTTTACCATACCTACTCATCGCTTGTTAACGCTGCGAAAGCACTTCTGCTATCCGAAGATATCAGCACTAACACTCAAGCAAATATTATCGATTCGTTTGAAGAAACCTTTATAGAAAAAGGTTTGATTGACCTTAATCAGAGTTTTAAAACTTTGATTTATCAGATTCGTGAAAATGAGCCGAATGAACAGTTCGCAAAAAAATATGCTAATGATGCTTTAAACTTTTTTGATCAAGTTGAAGCATACCGCAGTAAATCCTTGACCCATGCTAGCTAA
- a CDS encoding phosphoadenylylsulfate reductase (thioredoxin): MNLDIEKLNKELKSFSPDQIIEWAITQSKERIVTTSFGIYSAVLLSTFHRKDPNIKVIWCDTLFNNDETYKHASNVISKYQLNIQHYKPMMSKEVIEATLGVPELSDPKHEEFTEIVKLEPFRRAITENNPKIWFTNIRVRQNEYRNSKDILSYSKDGILKVSPFYYWTDQDLDAYITKNKLPKNTAYFDPTKVLTSRECGIHFQ; encoded by the coding sequence ATGAATCTAGACATAGAAAAATTAAATAAGGAACTGAAATCATTTAGTCCTGACCAAATTATAGAGTGGGCCATCACCCAAAGTAAGGAGCGAATCGTTACCACTAGTTTCGGCATTTATTCTGCAGTATTGTTAAGCACCTTCCACAGAAAGGACCCTAACATTAAAGTTATTTGGTGCGATACCTTGTTCAATAATGATGAAACATATAAGCATGCTTCAAATGTTATTTCCAAGTATCAATTAAATATTCAGCATTATAAACCAATGATGTCAAAGGAGGTGATTGAAGCAACTTTAGGGGTTCCAGAATTATCCGACCCAAAACATGAAGAATTTACCGAAATCGTAAAACTTGAGCCCTTTAGGAGAGCAATTACGGAGAACAACCCTAAAATCTGGTTTACCAATATTAGGGTGAGACAGAATGAGTATAGAAACTCCAAAGATATTCTCAGCTACAGCAAAGATGGCATTCTTAAAGTCAGCCCTTTTTATTATTGGACGGACCAAGACTTAGATGCCTACATCACCAAAAATAAATTGCCCAAAAACACCGCTTACTTTGACCCTACCAAGGTGTTGACCAGTAGAGAATGCGGTATTCATTTTCAATAA
- a CDS encoding transcriptional regulator, BadM/Rrf2 family codes for MLSKKTKYGLKALTFLARQDNNQPTQIGTISKHENISQKFLESILLTLRKNGLLGSKKGKGGGYYLLKKPEDIKMSAVMRILEGPIAMVPCVSLNFYEKCDDCPDENLCAVHNLMIEVRDSTLNIFNNKSLADLI; via the coding sequence ATGCTTTCTAAAAAGACGAAATACGGTCTAAAAGCCTTGACATTTTTGGCAAGGCAAGATAATAATCAACCTACTCAAATCGGGACGATTTCCAAGCATGAGAATATTTCCCAGAAATTTTTGGAAAGTATTCTTTTAACGCTCAGGAAGAACGGCTTGCTGGGTTCTAAAAAAGGCAAAGGTGGAGGTTATTATTTATTGAAGAAACCTGAAGACATCAAGATGTCTGCGGTAATGAGAATCTTAGAAGGCCCCATTGCAATGGTTCCTTGTGTAAGTCTTAATTTTTATGAGAAGTGCGATGACTGTCCAGACGAAAATCTATGTGCCGTGCACAACCTCATGATAGAAGTTAGGGATAGTACGCTTAATATATTCAACAATAAGTCGTTAGCCGATTTAATCTAA
- a CDS encoding O-succinylhomoserine sulfhydrylase translates to MAEREERKFETEAIRTQIDRTQYLEHSNPLYLTSSYVFEDAEDMRASFAEEKNRNIYSRFSNPNTSELVDKICKMEGAESGYAFASGMAAVFSTFGALLSSGDHIVSCRSVFGSTHSLFTKYFPKWNISTSYFKVEEIDEVEKLIKPETKILYVESPTNPAVDILDLELLGKIAKKHNLLFVVDNCFATPYLQQPIKFGADLVIHSATKLIDGQGRVLGGITVGKEELIREIYLFSRNTGPSLSPFNAWILSKSLETLAVRVDRHCENAMKVAQFLEDNSQVDFVKYPFLKSHPKYEIAKKQMKAGGNVVAFQVKGGIDKGRSFLNAINMCSLSANLGDTRTIVTHPASTTHSKLSEDERMQTGISDGLIRISVGLENVDDIIADIGQALG, encoded by the coding sequence ATGGCAGAAAGAGAAGAGAGAAAATTTGAAACGGAAGCCATCAGGACCCAGATCGATAGAACCCAATATTTAGAACATTCCAATCCGCTGTACTTAACTTCTAGTTATGTTTTTGAGGATGCGGAAGATATGAGAGCGTCTTTTGCAGAGGAAAAAAATAGAAATATCTATAGTAGGTTTTCCAATCCGAACACCTCAGAACTGGTAGATAAAATCTGCAAGATGGAAGGGGCGGAGAGCGGCTATGCTTTCGCAAGTGGCATGGCAGCGGTGTTTTCAACTTTTGGTGCCTTATTAAGTTCTGGTGACCACATAGTTTCTTGTCGCTCTGTATTTGGTTCTACCCATAGTTTGTTCACAAAATATTTTCCAAAATGGAATATTTCGACCTCATATTTTAAGGTTGAAGAGATTGATGAGGTTGAAAAACTGATAAAACCTGAAACAAAAATTCTTTATGTTGAAAGTCCGACCAATCCGGCGGTAGATATCTTGGATTTAGAGTTGCTAGGAAAAATTGCAAAAAAACACAATCTGCTTTTTGTGGTCGATAACTGTTTTGCTACACCTTATTTACAACAACCGATAAAGTTTGGGGCAGATTTGGTCATCCATTCGGCTACTAAACTAATCGATGGACAAGGCCGTGTTTTGGGCGGGATTACGGTTGGTAAAGAGGAATTAATAAGAGAGATTTATCTCTTTTCGAGGAATACAGGGCCATCGTTATCGCCTTTTAATGCTTGGATATTGTCTAAAAGTTTAGAAACTTTGGCAGTTAGAGTCGATAGACACTGCGAAAACGCCATGAAGGTTGCACAGTTTTTAGAAGATAATTCACAAGTAGATTTTGTAAAATATCCTTTCTTAAAATCTCATCCAAAATATGAGATTGCAAAAAAACAGATGAAGGCAGGAGGGAATGTGGTGGCCTTTCAAGTTAAGGGAGGAATTGACAAGGGTAGAAGTTTTTTAAATGCTATAAATATGTGTTCACTTTCAGCCAATCTGGGAGATACCAGGACGATTGTTACTCATCCGGCATCAACTACCCATAGTAAGTTGTCTGAGGATGAAAGAATGCAAACTGGAATATCCGATGGATTGATCCGTATATCAGTAGGTTTGGAAAATGTCGATGATATAATCGCAGATATTGGGCAGGCTTTAGGATAA
- a CDS encoding homoserine O-acetyltransferase, with protein MASIDVIKLRMSMLQKIKIKDFKTRSGAKHNIQLSYQTFGQDLNQAPIVLVNHALTGNSTVIGNDGWWNDLIGPDKCIDTNHFAVLAFNIPGNGFGGEKELIEDYKDFTARDVAQIFSLGLRNLNISELFAVIGGSVGGGLAWELAALNKINIENVIPVASDWKSTDWLIANCMIQDSLLNNSNKPLYDARLHAMTLYRTPESFTDKFKRTFKTKGIFNIESWLDHHGNKLTKRFTLSSYKMMNQILKTIDITEDRGDFIKVASKIPGNIHIITINTDLFFKTEENWKTFVDLKLEKNNVKIGEIKSIHGHDAFLIEFQQLSKLLKPVFAEKVNELKSLKKLAG; from the coding sequence ATGGCTTCAATAGATGTTATAAAATTAAGAATGAGTATGCTGCAGAAAATAAAGATTAAGGATTTTAAAACTAGAAGTGGCGCTAAGCACAATATTCAATTGTCTTACCAAACTTTTGGGCAAGACCTTAATCAGGCGCCAATCGTATTGGTTAATCATGCACTTACAGGTAATTCTACGGTAATTGGAAATGATGGCTGGTGGAATGATTTAATCGGACCAGACAAATGTATCGATACCAATCATTTTGCGGTGTTAGCTTTTAATATCCCTGGAAATGGTTTTGGCGGTGAGAAAGAACTCATCGAGGATTACAAGGATTTTACGGCTAGGGATGTTGCTCAAATCTTTTCGTTAGGTTTGAGGAATCTAAACATTTCAGAACTTTTCGCGGTAATTGGTGGTTCTGTTGGCGGCGGACTTGCTTGGGAACTGGCGGCATTGAATAAGATTAATATTGAAAATGTTATTCCGGTAGCCTCCGATTGGAAATCGACCGATTGGTTAATCGCCAATTGTATGATTCAGGATAGTTTGCTCAATAATAGCAACAAACCTTTGTACGATGCGCGTTTGCATGCGATGACGCTTTATCGCACTCCAGAATCTTTCACCGATAAATTCAAAAGGACTTTTAAGACCAAAGGAATCTTTAATATTGAAAGTTGGTTAGACCATCATGGTAATAAATTGACCAAACGCTTTACGCTTTCGTCTTATAAAATGATGAACCAGATTTTGAAGACTATAGACATTACCGAAGATAGAGGTGATTTTATAAAGGTGGCTTCGAAAATCCCGGGCAACATTCATATTATAACCATTAACACCGACCTTTTCTTTAAAACTGAAGAAAACTGGAAAACCTTTGTAGACCTAAAGCTAGAAAAGAACAATGTGAAGATTGGAGAGATAAAATCAATCCATGGTCATGATGCGTTCTTAATAGAGTTTCAACAACTGAGCAAACTCTTAAAACCGGTATTTGCTGAAAAGGTCAACGAATTAAAATCATTAAAAAAGCTAGCAGGCTAG
- a CDS encoding O-acetylhomoserine sulfhydrylase has translation MSTQKFATKALHAGHDVQANGGTRAVPIYQSTAYVFNNSDHAADLFSLAVPGNIYTRINNPTNDILEQRLAALEGGIAAVVTSSGTSATTTTLLTLLKAGDHIVSSNSLYGGSYNLLNVTMPRHGITTTFVDPSDPVNFDKAIKENTRAIFVESLGNPKLDVLDLQAISKIAKDHKLPFIVDNTVATPSLLNPIEYGANIVIHSLTKYINGNGTALGGVIIDAGTFDWTNGKFPEFTEPSAGYHGLIYSEALEAAAFIAKVRIEGLRDYGGSLSPFNAWQIIQGLETLDIRVKKHSENALELAQWLQKQPEVTWVNYPGLRTSLYYDLAKKYLPKGQSGIVTFGVKGGFESAKTVADETKLFSLLANIGDTKSLIIHPASTTHQQLSDQEQISTGVTKDLIRLSVGIEDIEDLKADLKDAFALIKNLDNA, from the coding sequence ATGAGTACACAAAAATTCGCGACCAAAGCGTTGCACGCCGGACATGATGTCCAAGCAAATGGAGGAACCAGAGCAGTTCCTATTTATCAATCGACAGCTTATGTCTTTAACAATTCTGACCACGCTGCCGATTTATTTTCCCTTGCCGTTCCTGGTAATATTTATACCAGGATTAATAACCCTACCAACGACATTTTAGAACAGCGTCTTGCGGCGCTAGAAGGTGGTATTGCTGCAGTAGTGACATCATCCGGAACGTCGGCTACGACCACAACACTATTAACATTATTAAAGGCGGGAGACCACATTGTTTCGTCTAACAGTTTGTACGGTGGATCTTATAATCTACTCAACGTTACAATGCCTCGTCATGGTATTACCACTACGTTTGTAGATCCTTCGGATCCGGTAAATTTTGATAAGGCAATCAAGGAAAATACCCGTGCTATATTCGTGGAATCTTTGGGTAATCCAAAACTGGATGTACTGGATTTACAGGCCATTTCTAAAATTGCGAAGGACCACAAACTGCCGTTTATAGTAGACAATACAGTTGCCACACCATCACTGCTAAACCCTATAGAATATGGAGCTAACATCGTTATCCATTCCTTAACCAAGTATATTAATGGCAATGGTACCGCTTTAGGTGGAGTGATTATCGATGCTGGCACTTTTGACTGGACCAACGGAAAATTCCCTGAATTTACAGAGCCTTCTGCTGGGTATCATGGTCTTATTTATAGTGAGGCGCTGGAAGCGGCCGCTTTTATTGCTAAAGTTAGGATTGAAGGTCTTAGGGATTATGGTGGATCATTGAGTCCATTTAATGCATGGCAGATTATTCAAGGGTTGGAAACTTTAGATATTCGCGTGAAAAAGCACAGCGAAAATGCCTTAGAGTTGGCTCAGTGGCTTCAAAAACAACCAGAAGTTACTTGGGTTAATTATCCTGGACTTCGCACCAGTCTTTACTACGATTTGGCTAAAAAATATCTTCCGAAAGGACAGTCGGGCATTGTAACATTTGGTGTTAAGGGCGGATTTGAGTCGGCTAAAACCGTTGCTGATGAAACTAAATTATTTAGTCTTCTGGCAAATATCGGGGATACTAAATCCTTGATTATTCACCCAGCAAGTACCACTCATCAGCAACTGAGTGACCAAGAACAAATAAGTACCGGAGTTACTAAGGATTTAATTCGTCTATCTGTTGGTATCGAAGATATTGAGGATTTAAAAGCAGATTTAAAGGATGCCTTTGCATTGATCAAGAATTTAGATAACGCATAA
- a CDS encoding 2-isopropylmalate synthase has protein sequence MSDKSIQIFDTTLRDGEQVPGCKLITSQKLIIARQLDRLGVDVIEAGFPVSSPGDYQSVVEISNIVKNAIVCGLTRANQNDIKVAADALKTAKRPRIHTGIGTSDSHIKYKFKSTQAKILERAFEAVAYAKRFVEDVEFYAEDAGRTDNEYLARVCEVAIKAGATVLNIPDTTGYCLPSEYGAKIKYLKENVRGIEKAILSCHCHNDLGLATANSIEGVINGARQIECTINGIGERAGNTALEEVVMVLKQHPYLELETNIDTTMLYGISQLVSESMGIYTQPNKAIVGSNAFAHSSGIHQDGVIKHRETYEIIDPKDVGVTDSAIVLTARSGRAALAYRAKKIGYELTKLQLDEVYQSFLQKADTKKEIKDDDIHQIVEESKVYHEIISA, from the coding sequence ATGTCCGATAAGTCCATTCAGATTTTTGATACTACACTTAGGGATGGCGAACAGGTACCTGGCTGTAAATTGATAACTTCTCAGAAATTGATCATTGCCAGACAACTTGATCGTTTGGGAGTCGATGTTATCGAAGCCGGTTTTCCCGTTTCTAGTCCCGGGGATTACCAGTCCGTTGTAGAAATTTCTAACATCGTTAAAAATGCCATTGTTTGCGGTTTAACCAGAGCAAACCAAAATGATATAAAAGTTGCTGCAGATGCACTAAAAACTGCGAAACGCCCAAGAATACATACCGGGATTGGCACTTCCGATTCCCACATTAAATATAAGTTTAAATCTACTCAAGCTAAAATTCTAGAAAGAGCTTTTGAAGCGGTTGCATATGCAAAACGCTTTGTAGAAGACGTGGAGTTTTATGCTGAAGATGCTGGGAGAACCGATAATGAATATCTGGCCAGAGTATGTGAGGTAGCCATTAAAGCTGGCGCAACGGTGCTGAATATTCCAGACACCACTGGTTATTGTCTTCCTAGCGAGTACGGGGCTAAAATAAAATACCTTAAGGAAAACGTAAGAGGTATTGAAAAAGCTATTCTCTCTTGCCACTGCCATAACGATTTAGGACTGGCCACCGCAAATTCTATTGAAGGCGTTATCAACGGTGCACGCCAAATTGAATGTACCATTAACGGTATTGGTGAACGTGCTGGTAATACCGCACTCGAAGAAGTAGTAATGGTTTTAAAACAACATCCATATCTTGAGCTTGAAACAAATATAGACACAACAATGCTTTACGGTATTAGCCAGTTGGTTTCCGAAAGTATGGGAATATATACACAACCAAACAAGGCCATTGTTGGTAGTAATGCATTTGCTCATAGTTCTGGCATCCACCAAGATGGAGTAATAAAACATCGTGAAACTTACGAAATCATTGATCCCAAGGATGTTGGCGTTACGGATTCTGCAATCGTGCTTACCGCAAGAAGCGGACGTGCAGCACTTGCTTATCGTGCCAAAAAGATTGGTTATGAATTGACCAAGCTTCAACTTGACGAAGTCTATCAAAGTTTTCTTCAAAAGGCAGATACTAAAAAGGAAATAAAGGATGATGATATTCATCAAATCGTAGAGGAGAGCAAGGTCTACCACGAAATAATTTCAGCTTAA
- a CDS encoding 3-isopropylmalate/(R)-2-methylmalate dehydratase large subunit, whose translation MGKTLFDKVWDSHIVDSIENGPQILYIDKHLIHEVTSPQAFNELEKRGIPILRPKQIVATADHNTPTKNQHLPIEDLQSRNQLRELSENCKKHGIELYELGHKYNGIVHVIAPELGITQPGMTMVCGDSHTSTHGAFGTIAFGIGTSQVAQVFASQCLLLSKPKSLRVTVNGKLKNGVLPKDVILYIISKLGTNSGTGYFCEYAGEVFENMSMEGRMTVCNMSIEMGARGGMIAPDETTFEYIKGRKFAPQGKDFDTKVAYWKTLPTDYDAKFDQEYSFEASDIAPMITYGTNPGMGIKISENIPRDSDASFKKSLNYMNFEEGESLIGKPINFVFIGSCTNSRIEDFRVAADFIKGKKKAENVTAWLVPGSKQVEEQIENEGLKNIFEEAGFELRQPGCSACLAMNDDKIPQGEYCVSTSNRNFEGRQGQGARTILASPLTAAVTAVEGKIIDISKLLN comes from the coding sequence ATGGGCAAAACACTTTTTGATAAAGTTTGGGATTCACATATTGTCGATTCTATTGAAAATGGACCGCAAATCTTATACATAGATAAACATTTAATACACGAGGTTACCAGTCCTCAGGCTTTTAATGAATTAGAGAAACGAGGCATTCCGATTTTACGGCCTAAGCAAATTGTTGCTACTGCGGATCATAATACACCAACCAAAAATCAGCATCTCCCGATTGAAGATTTACAATCCAGAAATCAGCTTCGGGAACTTTCCGAGAACTGCAAAAAACACGGAATAGAACTTTACGAATTAGGACATAAATACAATGGAATCGTACATGTAATCGCTCCTGAACTTGGAATAACCCAACCTGGGATGACGATGGTTTGCGGAGATAGCCACACCTCAACTCACGGAGCGTTTGGCACGATTGCTTTCGGGATAGGTACCAGCCAAGTGGCCCAAGTTTTCGCAAGTCAATGTTTATTGCTGTCCAAACCTAAAAGCTTAAGGGTTACGGTTAATGGTAAGTTGAAAAATGGTGTTCTACCAAAAGATGTGATATTATATATCATTTCGAAATTGGGCACAAACTCTGGTACTGGTTATTTCTGCGAATATGCAGGAGAAGTTTTTGAGAATATGAGCATGGAAGGTCGGATGACGGTCTGTAACATGAGCATCGAAATGGGCGCTAGAGGCGGAATGATTGCTCCTGACGAAACTACTTTTGAATATATTAAAGGTCGAAAATTCGCCCCACAAGGAAAGGATTTCGACACCAAAGTTGCCTATTGGAAAACATTGCCAACCGACTATGATGCCAAGTTTGATCAAGAATATTCTTTTGAAGCATCGGATATTGCGCCAATGATTACTTACGGAACTAATCCAGGAATGGGAATCAAGATTTCAGAAAATATACCTCGCGATTCTGATGCCTCGTTTAAAAAATCATTGAATTACATGAATTTTGAAGAAGGCGAAAGTCTTATCGGGAAACCAATAAATTTTGTGTTTATAGGAAGTTGCACCAATTCTAGGATTGAAGATTTTAGAGTCGCTGCAGATTTTATAAAAGGGAAAAAGAAGGCAGAAAATGTTACGGCTTGGTTGGTTCCTGGCAGTAAACAGGTCGAAGAACAAATAGAAAATGAAGGGCTTAAGAATATTTTTGAAGAAGCCGGATTCGAATTAAGACAACCAGGATGCTCTGCATGCTTGGCAATGAACGATGATAAGATTCCTCAGGGAGAATACTGCGTATCGACCAGCAACCGAAATTTTGAAGGTCGCCAAGGTCAGGGCGCAAGAACAATTTTAGCCAGCCCGCTTACCGCAGCAGTAACCGCGGTTGAAGGAAAAATTATAGATATTTCAAAATTATTAAACTGA